One genomic window of Hippopotamus amphibius kiboko isolate mHipAmp2 chromosome 10, mHipAmp2.hap2, whole genome shotgun sequence includes the following:
- the DPPA4 gene encoding developmental pluripotency-associated protein 4, with product MESANKECNSTKKSGEEYMSCKFKLTSVEAGEGQAASSEPCVPGNSAKGTKRKRSIKNNRAHCPRKMPRCCDDVKPQKKIPIPPLPSILPPVNLIHRDVVRAWCQQLKLSTKGPKLDGYKRLCEHAYPHQKNIPATAEEARILSPSRRKSEMDKVGLCLERSDKKMSSEAAAPPEEGASALEGSPAPEGVVPTFAPDPEAVFASWSRMTATAVKMESGQSRETCGVQWCVVHGKSLPANAEGWVHLQFHAGQAWVPEKRRRVSALFLLPASNFPPPHLEDNMLCPECVHRNKVLTKSLQ from the exons ATGGAGAGTGCAAACAAGGAG TGCAACTCCACAAAGAAGTCAGGGGAAGAATATATGAGTTGCAAATTCAAACTTACATCAGTAGAAGCCGGAGAGGGACAGGCGGCCTCTAGTGAACCATGTGTACCAGGAAACTCGGCAAAGGGgaccaaaagaaaaagatctataaaaaataatagag CTCACTGTCCACGAAAAATGCCACGATGCTGTGACGATGTGAAACCTCAGAAGAAGATACCGATTCCTCCTTTACCTTCTATACTGCCCCCTGTCAACCTGATTCACAGGGACGTTGTGCGCGCTTGGTGCCAGCAATTAAAACTGAGCACCAAAGGCCCG AAACTAGACGGGTATAAACGCCTCTGTGAACATGCTTACCCTCATCAAAAA AACATTCCTGCCACAGCAGAGGAGGCCAGGATCCTATCACCATCTAGGAGAAAATCAGAGATGGACAAGGTGGGACTATGTCTGGAACGTTCTGATAAAAAGATGTCTTCTGAAGCGGCTGCTCCGCCTGAGGAGGGAGCATCCGCACTGGAAGGGTCTCCTGCTCCTGAGGGAGTCGTCCCAACTTTTGCCCCTGACCCAGAAGCTGTGTTTGCCTCCTGGAGCAGAATGACAGCCACAGCTGTGAAGATGGAATCAGGGCAATCACGAGAGACCTGTG ggGTCCAGTGGTGCGTGGTCCATGGGAAAAGTCTCCCTGCTAACGCAGAGGGCTGGGTTCATTTACAATTTCACGCTGGACAGGCTTGGGTGCCTGAAAAACGAAGGAGGGTGTCTGCGCTCTTCTTGCTACCGGCCAGCAATTTTCCACCCCCACACCTGGAGGACAACATGCTGTGCCCTGAGTGTGTACACAG GAATAAAGTATTAACGAAAAGCCTGCAGTGA